In Vreelandella piezotolerans, one genomic interval encodes:
- a CDS encoding FkbM family methyltransferase: MPSTLQQLRSASGLARSLFIYWRPGRQRSLKRLYQPFLVPGDIAFDIGAHLGDRSAAFQALGAQVIALEPQPALAKWFQRLLKSPHITLLPLAVGPTPGHAEIAISVGNPTLSTLATEWRRHVGERNAGFQRVRWEETLQVEMTTLDALIERFGEPRFIKIDVEGFEAEVLQGLSCPVAALSMEFVAGMLDVTHACLAEVNRLGDYRFNAIAGEQRQFRFATWLTPEEMASWLAEGAEQLASGDIYACRSDHPLLTS; encoded by the coding sequence ATGCCCTCTACGCTTCAGCAACTTCGCAGCGCCAGCGGCTTGGCCCGTTCCCTGTTCATCTATTGGCGGCCTGGGCGGCAACGCAGTTTGAAGCGGCTCTACCAGCCCTTTCTAGTGCCCGGCGATATCGCTTTCGATATTGGCGCCCACCTAGGCGACCGCAGCGCCGCGTTTCAAGCGCTGGGTGCCCAGGTCATCGCCTTGGAGCCCCAGCCAGCGCTGGCCAAATGGTTTCAACGGCTGCTAAAAAGCCCACACATTACACTGCTGCCGCTGGCGGTTGGCCCCACTCCAGGTCATGCGGAGATTGCCATTAGCGTCGGTAACCCTACTCTTTCGACGCTTGCCACCGAATGGCGCCGCCACGTGGGCGAGCGCAACGCTGGCTTTCAACGGGTGCGCTGGGAAGAGACGCTACAGGTCGAGATGACCACCTTGGATGCCTTGATCGAACGTTTCGGCGAACCCCGCTTTATCAAAATCGACGTAGAGGGGTTCGAGGCGGAGGTGTTGCAAGGTCTTTCCTGCCCGGTAGCCGCTTTATCGATGGAGTTCGTGGCAGGCATGCTGGATGTCACTCACGCCTGCCTGGCAGAGGTCAACCGGCTAGGCGACTACCGTTTCAATGCCATCGCTGGCGAGCAACGTCAGTTCCGCTTTGCTACTTGGTTAACTCCGGAGGAGATGGCCTCTTGGTTAGCCGAAGGCGCTGAGCAGCTCGCCTCAGGCGACATCTACGCCTGTCGTAGCGATCACCCGCTGCTCACCTCCTAA
- the ribA gene encoding GTP cyclohydrolase II RibA has product MYQIERAIFDIRRGLPVVISSGEQRLLVQALEGSRSVDTLAQLAGARPALVLTRHRLEAMGMSLSAEAACLPLAEHIGERELHQLAVADAGKKPSALLSGLKPAGVAERGAVALMRRALLIPAALTALVSEDARHDIDKHIAQGRLLEVNADDAHKCLAGAPGMLKRVSEANIPLEDAPNSRFVLFREPDGLREHVAVVIGQLDDVQGPVPLRMHSACLTGDLFGSLRCDCGEQLRNAVADIQAMGGGVLLYLAQEGRGIGLANKLRAYTLQDSGLDTVDADQVLGFGDDERQYAVAVDMLNALSIDQVQLLTNNPLKMSALKEGGIEVVSRQALYGSVTDHNHRYLSAKASRAGHFLDEVLESRSR; this is encoded by the coding sequence ATGTATCAAATTGAACGCGCCATTTTCGATATTCGTCGCGGTTTACCGGTCGTGATCAGCAGCGGTGAGCAGCGCCTTCTGGTCCAAGCGCTAGAGGGTAGCCGTTCGGTGGATACCCTGGCCCAGCTGGCGGGTGCGCGCCCTGCGCTGGTGCTCACGCGGCATCGTTTGGAGGCCATGGGCATGTCGCTGAGTGCAGAGGCCGCCTGCCTGCCGTTGGCAGAACACATTGGCGAGCGCGAGCTGCATCAACTGGCCGTGGCTGACGCTGGCAAAAAGCCCAGTGCGCTGTTGAGCGGCTTGAAACCCGCTGGCGTCGCCGAGCGCGGGGCAGTGGCCCTCATGCGCCGAGCACTGCTGATCCCTGCCGCGTTAACCGCTCTGGTGAGTGAGGATGCTCGCCACGACATTGACAAACATATTGCCCAAGGGCGGCTACTGGAGGTCAACGCTGACGATGCGCATAAGTGTTTGGCGGGTGCGCCGGGTATGCTAAAGCGGGTGAGCGAAGCCAATATTCCGTTGGAAGATGCCCCCAATAGTCGCTTCGTGCTGTTCCGTGAACCGGATGGTTTGCGTGAGCATGTGGCCGTGGTCATCGGCCAGCTCGATGATGTGCAGGGTCCGGTACCGCTGCGTATGCATTCGGCGTGTTTGACCGGTGATTTGTTTGGCAGTCTGCGCTGCGACTGCGGTGAGCAGTTGCGCAACGCCGTGGCGGATATTCAGGCCATGGGTGGCGGTGTGCTGCTCTACTTGGCCCAAGAGGGGCGCGGGATCGGCTTGGCGAACAAGCTGCGCGCCTACACGCTGCAAGATAGCGGACTGGACACCGTCGATGCCGATCAAGTGCTGGGCTTTGGCGACGACGAGCGCCAGTACGCCGTGGCGGTGGATATGCTGAACGCGTTGAGTATCGATCAAGTGCAGCTACTCACCAACAATCCGCTGAAAATGTCAGCCCTGAAAGAGGGCGGTATCGAAGTGGTGTCCCGCCAAGCGCTATATGGCAGCGTAACGGATCACAACCACCGCTACCTAAGTGCCAAAGCCAGCCGAGCGGGTCACTTTTTGGATGAGGTGCTCGAGAGTCGCAGCCGTTAA
- a CDS encoding creatininase family protein: MVYHWQHLTAPQLNALAQHDPVAVITLGAIEQHGTHLPLGTDLIIGEGLQADMLVQLERLAKDVEVLCLPAIAVGASDEHASFAGTLSLPAPLAIATLEAYGESIARTGIRKLVLINSHGGNKAVMDLAALTLRRRCHMRVVKATYTRLPPLEGAMNADELRYGLHGGLLETAMMQHLAPQLVTLDDYTPAAPAMPAEGALVSPEGSAAFAWLGEDLSEHGVAGDASHANAALGERLVHHYAYQLAQVIVETARLPPLGAPAAGKR; the protein is encoded by the coding sequence ATGGTTTATCATTGGCAACACTTGACCGCCCCTCAACTGAATGCCCTTGCCCAGCACGACCCGGTCGCGGTCATTACCTTAGGTGCCATCGAGCAGCACGGCACCCACCTACCCTTGGGCACCGACCTCATCATTGGTGAAGGGCTGCAGGCCGACATGCTGGTACAACTCGAGCGTCTGGCGAAGGATGTCGAGGTGCTGTGTCTACCCGCCATCGCGGTAGGGGCCAGCGACGAGCATGCAAGCTTCGCAGGCACATTGAGCCTGCCCGCACCGCTGGCTATTGCCACGCTGGAAGCGTACGGCGAGAGCATTGCCCGTACAGGCATTCGTAAGCTCGTGCTGATTAATAGTCACGGCGGGAATAAAGCGGTGATGGATCTAGCCGCGCTCACGCTTCGGCGGCGCTGTCACATGCGCGTAGTCAAAGCGACCTATACACGATTGCCGCCTTTAGAGGGCGCCATGAATGCCGATGAGCTACGTTATGGACTGCATGGCGGGCTGCTGGAGACGGCGATGATGCAGCACTTAGCACCGCAACTCGTCACTCTCGATGACTATACGCCTGCTGCTCCAGCCATGCCTGCGGAAGGCGCGCTGGTCAGCCCCGAGGGTAGCGCTGCCTTTGCTTGGTTAGGGGAAGATTTGAGTGAACATGGCGTGGCTGGAGATGCCAGCCACGCTAACGCCGCACTGGGTGAACGGCTCGTCCACCACTATGCCTACCAGCTTGCTCAGGTCATTGTGGAAACCGCTCGACTACCGCCACTGGGAGCGCCAGCGGCGGGCAAGCGTTAA
- a CDS encoding RibD family protein — MPDSSSTSHSIDLDTAWQWLLAQSDGTSIKADLSVTRDGAWQSPHAVTPQAQTALDCLTPLALQPRWVVAQLGQSLDGRIATESGHSHYINGHESIVHLHRLRALADAVVVGAGTAAADNPQLTVRHVTGRHPTRVVLDPRGRVPGHLALFRSSEVKTLHITGPDVTTAPSHAEHCVLALNAHGQFDPAKVITLLAERGLTRVLVEGGGVTISQFIEAYCVDRLHLMVAPLLIGSGRPGLQMTPIETLESALRPTMRSFRCGDDTLFDVMLRDV; from the coding sequence ATGCCCGACTCCAGTAGTACATCCCATTCGATCGATCTCGATACCGCTTGGCAGTGGCTGCTCGCCCAAAGCGACGGCACCTCTATCAAGGCGGATCTTTCGGTCACCCGCGACGGCGCGTGGCAGTCGCCGCACGCCGTCACGCCCCAAGCCCAGACAGCCTTGGACTGCCTGACGCCGCTGGCGTTGCAACCCCGCTGGGTCGTCGCCCAGCTGGGGCAGAGTTTGGATGGGCGAATTGCCACGGAAAGCGGCCACTCCCATTACATCAACGGCCATGAAAGCATCGTGCATTTGCATCGGCTGCGCGCGCTGGCCGATGCGGTCGTGGTCGGTGCGGGTACTGCAGCGGCCGACAACCCCCAGCTCACCGTTCGCCATGTCACTGGCCGCCACCCGACGCGAGTCGTCCTCGACCCTCGTGGTCGCGTGCCCGGTCATCTTGCGCTGTTTCGCAGCAGCGAGGTCAAGACCTTGCACATTACTGGGCCAGACGTGACGACTGCGCCCAGCCACGCGGAGCACTGCGTGCTGGCCTTGAATGCCCACGGCCAGTTCGACCCAGCGAAGGTCATTACGCTGCTGGCGGAACGTGGGCTCACACGTGTGCTGGTAGAAGGCGGCGGTGTCACCATTTCCCAATTCATCGAGGCATACTGCGTTGATCGACTGCATCTGATGGTAGCCCCGCTGCTGATCGGCTCCGGCAGGCCCGGCCTGCAAATGACGCCCATCGAGACGCTGGAGAGCGCGCTGCGCCCCACGATGCGCTCGTTCCGGTGTGGCGACGACACGCTGTTCGACGTGATGCTGCGCGACGTCTAG